A genomic window from Blastococcus saxobsidens DD2 includes:
- a CDS encoding DUF1353 domain-containing protein, which yields MPFEVGDVVVRTLDDEHWGVVEPLVYRGTRDRFVVPAGFRTDFATVPRVVVWLVPRFGRYTAAAILHDWLCTVGIESGVVTAREADGVFRRVLRESGVPVVRRWLMWCGVRWGAFADPVRGTGWWRSAPGVLAISLMAAPVVVPPGLLIAAALLVYGAVEAVVALLTGSLPEDAGSFRT from the coding sequence GTGCCGTTCGAGGTCGGGGACGTCGTCGTCCGGACGCTGGACGACGAGCACTGGGGCGTGGTCGAGCCGCTGGTCTACCGCGGGACGCGCGACCGCTTCGTCGTGCCCGCCGGGTTCCGGACCGACTTCGCCACGGTGCCGCGGGTCGTGGTCTGGCTGGTGCCGCGCTTCGGCCGGTACACGGCGGCGGCGATCCTGCACGACTGGCTCTGCACCGTCGGCATCGAGAGCGGCGTCGTGACCGCGCGGGAGGCCGACGGGGTCTTCCGCCGGGTCCTGCGGGAGAGCGGCGTGCCGGTGGTCCGTCGCTGGCTGATGTGGTGCGGGGTGCGGTGGGGCGCCTTCGCGGACCCCGTGCGCGGGACGGGCTGGTGGCGGAGCGCGCCGGGGGTGCTCGCCATCTCGCTAATGGCGGCGCCGGTGGTCGTGCCACCTGGCCTGCTCATCGCGGCGGCCCTGCTGGTCTACGGGGCCGTCGAAGCCGTGGTCGCGCTGCTCACCGGCTCGTTGCCGGAGGACGCCGGATCCTTCCGCACCTGA